From one Anopheles cruzii chromosome 3, idAnoCruzAS_RS32_06, whole genome shotgun sequence genomic stretch:
- the LOC128273292 gene encoding uncharacterized protein LOC128273292: MSTLVLVCVLLLGLASSGSTQDIVFPDLKELAIGDPCTIEPSLKGAPFVQHGICRRVRECPTFIPRIIRHPFDIRRDICYFEVHDPVVCCTRTVEIYEQDQYNVIDYEGLIS; encoded by the coding sequence ATGTCGACTCTGGTTCTGGTCTGTGTCCTGCTACTTGGTCTAGCCAGTAGCGGGTCCACGCAGGATATTGTGTTTCCGGATCTGAAGGAACTGGCCATCGGTGATCCGTGTACCATCGAGCCATCCTTAAAGGGTGCACCGTTCGTTCAGCATGGCATTTGTAGGCGTGTTCGAGAATGTCCCACGTTCATTCCACGCATCATCCGCCATCCGTTCGATATTCGCCGGGATATCTGCTACTTCGAGGTGCACGACCCTGTGGTGTGTTGTACGAGGACCGTGGAGATCTATGAACAAGATCAATACAACGTGATCGACTATGAAGGCCTCATCTCATAA
- the LOC128270256 gene encoding serine protease snake-like, with product MSIQAAALVLAPKVVAIVGGDDASVGEFPHMALLGRPCSKDTCGENDSGFDWFCGGSLIATRFVLTAAHCAYASMPNPPTIVRLGEHNLKDSFSPNRQDVEVQRIVHHPGYHYAYYDIALVQLNVAVTVNAYVQPACLWTHDNDPDSPLIATGWGNLGYYNEQATVLQRVQLLIVPNWQCNQITFHNRRLCYGILEMQLCASDPQGGKDTCSGDSGGPLQLRVPEADRDAGLCSRPYYLVGITSNGMICGTVNQPGIYTRISSFVSWCNQITFHNRRLRHGILNMQLCAGDQQGGKDTCAGDSGGPLQLPVPEADRDAGLCSRPYYLVGITSNGMICGTVNQPGIYTRIASCVKWIRLVVGRGV from the exons CAGCAGCGCTTGTTCTTGCTCCAAAAGTCGTTGCAATTGTCGGTGGAGACGATGCTTCGGTTGGCGAGTTTCCTCACATGGCTCTGCTGGGCCGGCCGTGCTCCAAAGATACTTGTGGTGAAAACGATTCTGGCTTCGATTGGTTTTGTGGAGGCTCTCTCATCGCAACTCGGTTCGTCCTGACGGCGGCGCACTGTGCATACGCTTCCATGCCGAACCCTCCGACGATCGTCCGCCTTGGAGAACACAATCTCAAGGATAGCTTTTCTCCAAACCGCCAGGACGTTGAGGTTCAGAGGATCGTGCACCATCCGGGCTATCACTACGCATATTACGATATCGCACTGGTGCAACTGAACGTCGCGGTTACTGTCAACGCCTACGTACAACCCGCGTGCCTTTGGACTCACGATAATGATCCTGATTCTCCGTTGATAGCCACTGGATGGGGAAATCTTGGCTACT ATAACGAACAGGCGACGGTTCTACAGCGGGTACAGCTTCTTATTGTACCGAATTGGCAGTGTAACCAAATTACATTCCACAACCGGCGTCTGTGCTACGGAATTTTGGAGATGCAATTGTGTGCCAGTGACCCGCAAGGTGGGAAAGATACATGCTCTGGAGACTCCGGCGGTCCGCTACAGCTCCGAGTTCCGGAAGCAGATCGGGATGCAGGACTCTGCTCTAGACCCTACTATTTGGTAGGTATCACGTCAAATGGTATGATTTGTGGTACAGTTAATCAGCCAGGAATTTACACGCGCATTTCAAGTTTCGTTTCATGG TGCAACCAAATTACATTCCACAACCGTCGACTTCGGCACGGCATTTTGAACATGCAATTGTGCGCTGGTGATCAGCAGGGAGGCAAGGACACGTGTGCCGGAGACTCCGGCGGTCCGCTACAGCTACCAGTGCCGGAAGCAGATCGGGATGCAGGACTCTGCTCTAGACCCTACTATTTGGTAGGTATCACGTCAAATGGTATGATTTGTGGAACAGTTAATCAGCCAGGAATTTACACGCGCATTGCGTCCTGCGTCAAGTGGATTAGACTTGTTGTTGGTCGAGGCGTTTAG